One window of Mesorhizobium sp. WSM4904 genomic DNA carries:
- the rpe gene encoding ribulose-phosphate 3-epimerase translates to MSKKTLIAPSVLASDFSKLGDEVEAVAAAGADWIHLDVMDGHFVPNITFGPPVIKAIRNRTKAFFDCHLMIAPADPYLAPFAEAGCDGMTVHAEAGPHLDRSLQTIKGLGKKAGVSLNPATPETAIEYVLDRLDLILIMTVNPGFGGQAFIPAIVDKVRRVKALIGNRPIRIEIDGGVSPETAPLVTAAGADVLVAGAAIFKGGTVEAYRANIEAIRSAADKAAN, encoded by the coding sequence ATGAGCAAGAAGACCCTGATCGCGCCATCGGTGCTGGCGTCGGATTTCTCCAAGCTCGGCGATGAGGTCGAGGCGGTCGCGGCGGCCGGGGCCGACTGGATCCATCTCGATGTCATGGACGGTCACTTCGTGCCCAACATCACCTTCGGCCCGCCGGTGATCAAGGCGATCCGCAATCGCACGAAGGCCTTTTTCGACTGCCATCTGATGATTGCGCCGGCCGATCCCTACCTGGCCCCCTTCGCCGAGGCCGGCTGCGACGGCATGACCGTGCACGCCGAGGCCGGCCCGCATCTCGACCGCTCGCTGCAGACGATAAAAGGCCTCGGCAAGAAGGCCGGCGTCTCGCTCAACCCGGCGACCCCGGAAACGGCGATCGAATATGTGCTCGACCGGCTCGACCTCATCCTGATCATGACCGTCAATCCAGGCTTCGGCGGGCAGGCGTTCATCCCGGCGATCGTCGACAAGGTGAGACGGGTGAAGGCGTTGATCGGCAACCGCCCGATCCGCATCGAGATCGACGGCGGCGTCTCGCCGGAAACGGCACCGCTGGTGACGGCCGCCGGCGCCGACGTGCTGGTGGCGGGGGCGGCGATCTTCAAGGGCGGCACGGTCGAAGCCTATCGGGCAAATATCGAGGCAATCCGTTCAGCAGCTGACAAAGCCGCCAATTGA
- a CDS encoding GntR family transcriptional regulator, which yields MTYGNADTGEGKGAKSTLASSVYHQLREDLLRGALEAEGKLRVEWVVSRYGAGASPVREALNRLAAEGLLGRHDQRGFFLMPVSAAELEELTRTRCWLEERALRESIAHRTAEWEEQLVLALHRLARAERRQPDDPATNNPEWETLHRAFHRALISACRSHWLIGFCDQLSDQASRYRLISQRGPGSERDDLGEHRTIAERTLDGDADGAVEALLNHYRLTAEMCMARLNRGYDQRAGSAKASRGRR from the coding sequence TTGACATACGGAAACGCCGATACGGGCGAAGGCAAGGGTGCCAAGAGCACGCTGGCCAGCTCGGTGTATCATCAACTCCGCGAGGACCTGCTGCGCGGAGCCCTGGAGGCCGAGGGCAAGCTGCGCGTCGAATGGGTCGTTTCCCGCTATGGCGCCGGCGCGTCGCCGGTGCGCGAGGCGCTCAACCGCCTTGCCGCCGAAGGCTTGCTTGGCCGCCATGACCAGCGCGGCTTCTTCCTGATGCCGGTGAGCGCGGCCGAGCTGGAGGAGCTCACCCGCACCCGCTGCTGGCTGGAAGAACGCGCCTTGCGCGAATCCATCGCGCATCGCACGGCCGAATGGGAAGAGCAGCTGGTATTGGCCCTGCACCGCCTGGCGCGCGCCGAGCGCCGCCAGCCCGACGATCCGGCAACCAACAATCCGGAATGGGAGACGCTGCACCGCGCCTTCCATCGCGCGCTGATTTCGGCATGCCGGTCGCATTGGCTGATCGGCTTTTGCGATCAGCTTTCCGACCAGGCCTCCCGCTACCGGCTGATCTCGCAGCGCGGCCCCGGCTCCGAACGCGACGACCTTGGCGAACACCGCACGATTGCCGAGCGGACGCTGGACGGCGATGCCGACGGCGCGGTCGAGGCCCTGCTCAATCACTACCGGCTGACGGCCGAGATGTGCATGGCGCGCCTCAACCGGGGCTACGATCAGAGAGCCGGTTCAGCCAAGGCCTCACGCGGCCGCAGATAG
- a CDS encoding malonyl-CoA synthase, which translates to MANHLFDAFRASMPAPGRLLMETDDGRSISYGDMLARSAQLAHALVQAGVHPGDRVAVQVEKTPEALLLYLASLRTGAVFLPLNTAYTLPELDYFFRDAEPRLVVCDPEKASDIEALAAAAGAATLTLGRDGRGTLADGAALQAADFADVARGPDDLAAILYTSGTTGRSKGAMLSHENLASNARVLVEHWRFDADDVLIHALPIFHTHGLFVATNVILMAGAKMLFERRFDPGRVILLLPRATALMGVPTFYVRLLQQDGLTRDAASHMRLFISGSAPLLAETHNAWRERTGHAILERYGMTETNMNTSNPYDGERRAGTVGFPLPGVSLRITDPETAEPLAQGAIGMIEVKGPNVFAGYWRMPEKTKAEFRSDGFFITGDLGLIDADGYVHIVGRGKDLIISGGYNVYPKEIESEIDALAGVSESAVIGVAHPDFGEGVTAVVVRKPGSAISAADIAAAIAGRLAKYKHPKQVIFVDELPRNTMGKVQKNVLREAYKDIYAKAG; encoded by the coding sequence ATGGCCAACCATCTGTTCGACGCCTTTCGGGCCAGCATGCCGGCACCCGGTCGCCTGCTGATGGAGACGGACGACGGGCGTTCGATCTCCTATGGCGACATGCTGGCACGATCCGCGCAATTGGCGCACGCGCTGGTGCAGGCGGGCGTCCACCCTGGCGATCGGGTCGCCGTGCAGGTGGAGAAGACGCCGGAAGCCTTGCTCCTCTATCTCGCGTCCTTACGCACCGGTGCCGTCTTCCTGCCGCTCAACACCGCCTACACGCTGCCGGAGCTCGACTATTTCTTCCGCGACGCGGAACCGCGGCTGGTCGTCTGCGATCCCGAAAAAGCGTCGGATATCGAGGCGCTTGCCGCGGCGGCGGGAGCCGCAACGCTGACGCTTGGCCGCGACGGGCGGGGCACGCTCGCGGATGGCGCCGCGCTGCAGGCGGCGGATTTTGCGGATGTGGCGCGCGGCCCGGACGATCTTGCCGCCATCCTTTACACTTCCGGCACGACCGGCCGCTCCAAGGGCGCCATGCTCAGCCACGAGAACCTCGCCTCGAACGCGCGCGTGCTGGTGGAGCACTGGCGCTTCGACGCCGACGACGTGCTGATCCACGCGCTGCCGATCTTCCACACGCATGGCCTGTTCGTCGCCACCAACGTCATCCTGATGGCTGGCGCCAAAATGCTGTTCGAACGGAGGTTCGATCCTGGCCGTGTCATTTTGCTTTTGCCTCGCGCCACCGCGCTGATGGGCGTGCCGACTTTCTATGTGCGTCTCCTGCAGCAGGACGGGCTGACGAGAGATGCGGCGAGCCACATGCGGCTGTTCATCTCAGGCTCGGCGCCGCTGCTTGCCGAAACGCACAACGCCTGGCGAGAGCGCACCGGGCACGCCATCCTCGAACGCTACGGCATGACCGAGACCAACATGAACACGTCCAACCCCTATGACGGCGAGCGGCGCGCCGGCACGGTCGGTTTTCCCTTGCCCGGCGTATCCTTGCGCATCACCGATCCCGAGACGGCCGAGCCGCTGGCCCAGGGCGCGATCGGAATGATCGAGGTGAAGGGGCCGAACGTCTTTGCCGGCTATTGGCGGATGCCGGAGAAGACCAAGGCCGAGTTCCGCAGCGACGGTTTCTTCATCACCGGCGATCTCGGGCTGATCGATGCCGACGGCTATGTCCACATCGTCGGCCGCGGCAAGGACCTGATCATCTCGGGCGGCTATAACGTCTACCCGAAGGAAATCGAGAGTGAGATCGACGCGCTTGCCGGCGTCAGCGAAAGCGCCGTGATCGGCGTCGCCCATCCGGACTTCGGCGAAGGGGTCACGGCGGTGGTGGTACGCAAGCCGGGATCGGCGATCAGCGCCGCCGATATCGCCGCCGCCATCGCCGGGCGGCTGGCGAAATACAAGCATCCGAAGCAGGTGATCTTCGTCGACGAATTGCCCCGCAACACGATGGGCAAGGTGCAGAAGAATGTTTTGCGCGAGGCCTATAAGGATATCTATGCCAAAGCCGGCTAA
- the nagA gene encoding N-acetylglucosamine-6-phosphate deacetylase: MSDRFALTGARIFDGADWHDDAALVVKDGMVEAILPTGAIPSGVSLVETGGGLLAPGFVDIQVNGGGGVMLNDHPDVASIETICRAHAPFGTTALLPTLITDTPAITAAAVAVGAEAARKKVQGFLGLHLEGPHLSIARKGAHDPALIRPMTDADQAALIAARRDLPVLLTTIAPESVEPARVTVLAGAGIIVSLGHSDTDYATATAFAEAGASVVTHLFNAMSQIGNREPGLAGAAIDTGGLYAGIIADGIHVHPGTMTLALNAKKGPGKILLVTDAMATIGTDMTSFTLNGRTIYRKDGSLRLADGTLAGADLDMISAVRFVHRVVGLDLDEALRMASLYPAEAIGQAHRLGRFANGTAADIVGLSAELDVRNVWIGGEKVFAA, from the coding sequence ATGAGCGACCGTTTCGCCCTCACTGGCGCCCGCATCTTCGATGGCGCCGACTGGCATGACGATGCGGCGCTCGTCGTCAAGGACGGCATGGTCGAAGCCATTCTGCCCACTGGCGCCATTCCGTCCGGCGTATCCTTGGTCGAGACTGGCGGCGGCCTGCTGGCTCCCGGCTTCGTCGACATCCAGGTCAATGGCGGCGGCGGCGTCATGCTCAATGATCATCCCGATGTCGCCTCGATCGAGACCATCTGCCGGGCGCATGCGCCGTTCGGCACCACGGCGCTGCTGCCGACGCTGATCACCGACACGCCGGCGATCACCGCCGCGGCCGTCGCCGTCGGCGCCGAGGCTGCGCGGAAGAAAGTTCAGGGTTTCCTAGGCCTGCATCTCGAAGGCCCGCATCTGTCCATAGCGCGCAAGGGCGCGCATGATCCGGCCCTCATCCGGCCGATGACGGATGCCGACCAGGCGGCGCTGATCGCCGCGCGCCGGGATCTGCCGGTGCTGCTCACCACGATTGCGCCGGAATCGGTCGAGCCGGCCCGCGTCACGGTGCTCGCCGGGGCCGGCATCATCGTCAGCCTCGGCCATTCCGACACCGACTACGCCACGGCAACGGCCTTCGCCGAAGCGGGTGCCTCGGTCGTTACCCATCTCTTCAACGCCATGAGCCAGATCGGCAATCGCGAGCCCGGATTGGCCGGAGCGGCCATCGACACAGGCGGTCTCTACGCCGGCATCATCGCCGACGGCATCCATGTCCATCCCGGCACGATGACGCTAGCGCTCAATGCCAAAAAGGGGCCGGGTAAGATCCTTTTGGTCACCGACGCCATGGCGACGATCGGCACCGACATGACCTCCTTCACCCTCAACGGTCGCACCATCTACCGCAAGGACGGGAGTCTCAGGCTCGCCGACGGCACGCTGGCCGGCGCCGACCTCGACATGATTTCGGCCGTGCGCTTCGTCCATCGCGTCGTCGGGCTCGATCTCGACGAGGCCCTGCGCATGGCCTCGCTCTATCCCGCCGAAGCGATCGGCCAAGCGCACCGCCTCGGCCGCTTCGCCAACGGCACGGCGGCAGACATTGTTGGTCTGTCGGCGGAGCTGGATGTCAGGAATGTCTGGATCGGCGGCGAGAAGGTTTTCGCAGCATAG
- a CDS encoding SIS domain-containing protein → MSAATTHMRREIEEIPAATARLLDGSAKALAEAGRGLRERDPSFVVTVARGSSDHAATFTKYAVELTAGLAVASVGPSIASIYGAKLRLRGSACLAISQSGKSPDIVAMAETARVGGALTVAITNTADSPLARASDYAIDILAGPERSVAATKTFVNSAVAALALMAHSTGDQALLSALARLPEHFEKAIACDWMALASALEAPQSLFILGRGPSFAIASEAALKFKETCAMHAEAYSAAEVMHGPLALVGPGFPVLALAARDASEPSVAEAADSVAAKGAAAFVTSDKAKSARLLPHVATGHPLTDPLPLIVSFYGFVEAFARHRGLDPDMPRNLRKVTETV, encoded by the coding sequence ATGAGCGCAGCCACCACTCACATGCGGCGCGAGATCGAGGAGATCCCGGCGGCCACCGCCCGCCTGCTGGATGGCTCGGCCAAGGCGCTGGCCGAGGCCGGCCGCGGCCTTCGCGAGCGCGATCCGAGTTTCGTCGTCACCGTGGCGCGTGGCTCGTCCGACCATGCCGCCACGTTCACGAAATATGCCGTGGAACTGACGGCCGGCCTCGCAGTCGCCTCGGTCGGCCCGTCGATCGCTTCCATCTACGGCGCGAAGCTCAGACTCCGCGGCTCGGCTTGCCTGGCGATCTCGCAGTCGGGCAAAAGCCCGGACATCGTCGCCATGGCCGAAACGGCGAGGGTCGGCGGCGCGCTGACCGTCGCCATCACCAACACGGCCGACTCGCCGCTGGCGCGCGCCTCGGACTACGCCATCGACATTCTCGCCGGGCCGGAGCGCAGTGTCGCGGCCACCAAGACCTTCGTCAATTCGGCCGTGGCCGCCCTGGCGCTGATGGCGCACAGCACTGGCGATCAGGCGCTGCTTTCAGCGCTTGCCCGCCTGCCCGAACATTTCGAAAAGGCCATCGCTTGCGACTGGATGGCGCTCGCCTCGGCACTCGAGGCCCCGCAGTCGCTGTTCATCCTCGGCCGTGGCCCGTCCTTCGCAATCGCCAGCGAGGCGGCGCTGAAGTTCAAGGAGACCTGCGCCATGCACGCCGAGGCCTACAGCGCAGCCGAGGTCATGCATGGGCCGCTGGCGCTGGTCGGACCGGGTTTCCCGGTCCTGGCGCTCGCCGCCCGTGACGCCTCGGAGCCTTCGGTGGCCGAGGCCGCCGACAGCGTGGCGGCCAAGGGCGCCGCTGCTTTCGTGACTTCCGACAAGGCAAAGAGCGCCAGGCTGCTGCCGCATGTGGCGACAGGCCACCCGCTGACCGACCCGCTGCCGCTGATCGTGTCCTTCTACGGCTTCGTCGAGGCCTTCGCTCGCCATCGCGGCCTCGACCCGGACATGCCGCGTAACCTGCGCAAGGTGACGGAAACCGTATGA
- a CDS encoding GntR family transcriptional regulator, translating into MSAADQIFAMLKESSQSGAPLYLQLRKSIEEAVNRGLIGPGDALPSERDIASKADISRVTVRKAVQDLVKGGILVQRHGSGTFVAPRMERVEQSLSRLTSFTEDMARRGMVVRSAWLDRGLYAPSPDEMMVLGLSSNELVARVARLRIANDTPLAIERAALSASVLPDPEAIGSSLYAALELTGNRPVRAVQRISAANLGDADARLLEVPPGVAGLHIERISYLASGKVIEFTRSIYRGDAYDFVAELRLTGPGEEIRP; encoded by the coding sequence ATGAGCGCCGCCGACCAGATCTTCGCCATGCTCAAAGAGTCCTCGCAGAGCGGCGCGCCGCTCTACCTGCAGCTCAGAAAGAGCATCGAGGAAGCGGTCAATCGCGGTCTGATCGGCCCTGGCGACGCGCTGCCCTCCGAGCGCGACATCGCCAGCAAGGCCGACATCTCGCGCGTCACCGTGCGCAAGGCGGTGCAGGATCTGGTCAAGGGCGGCATCCTCGTCCAGCGCCATGGCTCCGGCACCTTCGTCGCGCCGCGCATGGAGCGTGTCGAGCAGTCGCTGTCAAGGCTCACCTCCTTCACCGAGGACATGGCGCGCCGCGGCATGGTCGTGCGCTCGGCCTGGCTCGACCGCGGCCTCTATGCGCCTTCTCCGGACGAGATGATGGTGCTCGGTCTGTCGTCGAACGAGCTGGTGGCGCGTGTGGCGCGCCTGCGCATCGCCAACGACACGCCGCTGGCGATCGAGCGCGCCGCGCTCTCGGCCAGCGTCCTTCCCGATCCCGAGGCGATAGGCTCCTCGCTCTACGCGGCGCTGGAACTGACCGGCAACCGCCCGGTGCGGGCGGTGCAGCGCATCTCGGCCGCCAATCTCGGCGACGCCGACGCGCGCCTGCTCGAAGTGCCGCCGGGGGTTGCCGGCCTGCACATCGAACGTATTTCCTATCTGGCGAGCGGCAAGGTGATCGAGTTCACCCGCTCGATCTATCGGGGCGACGCCTATGACTTTGTCGCGGAACTCCGGCTGACCGGGCCGGGAGAGGAGATCCGGCCATGA
- a CDS encoding N-acetylglucosamine kinase gives MKFVLGIDGGGTSCRAALATVDGNVVGRAKSGAANIRTDLTGARANIVEAARQAFLAAGQDPELIPETPAILGLAGANVGTYRQQLEAVLPFSKSRVETDAEIALEGAVGSGDGAMAILGTGTAYMARKNGKSRAIGGWGFQVGDQGSGARIGRDLLEQTLLAYDGIRPGSPLTDAMLAVFRNNPEDVVEFTTNAKPGDFGGFAPKVFEHAAKGDLVANFILDRAVADVEASLGALDLADDAPLCLLGGLAPLYAPRLSARFQALLKAPLDDALGGAVQMAVRIFAGKSGDGR, from the coding sequence GTGAAATTCGTGCTTGGCATCGATGGCGGCGGCACCAGCTGCAGGGCGGCCCTTGCGACCGTCGACGGCAACGTCGTCGGGCGCGCCAAAAGCGGCGCGGCCAACATCCGCACCGACCTCACCGGCGCGCGTGCCAACATCGTCGAGGCGGCAAGGCAGGCTTTTCTCGCCGCCGGCCAGGATCCGGAGCTGATCCCCGAGACGCCTGCCATTCTCGGCCTCGCCGGCGCCAATGTCGGCACCTACAGGCAGCAGCTGGAAGCGGTCCTGCCCTTCAGCAAGAGCCGCGTCGAGACCGATGCCGAGATCGCGCTCGAAGGGGCTGTCGGGTCCGGCGACGGCGCCATGGCGATCCTCGGCACCGGCACCGCCTATATGGCGCGCAAGAACGGCAAGTCGCGCGCCATCGGCGGCTGGGGCTTCCAGGTCGGCGACCAGGGCAGCGGCGCCCGCATCGGCCGCGACCTGCTCGAGCAGACGCTGCTTGCCTATGACGGCATCCGCCCCGGCTCACCTTTGACAGACGCCATGCTCGCCGTGTTCCGCAACAATCCCGAGGACGTGGTCGAGTTCACCACCAATGCCAAGCCCGGCGACTTCGGCGGTTTCGCGCCCAAGGTCTTCGAGCATGCCGCCAAGGGCGACCTCGTCGCCAACTTTATCCTCGACAGGGCGGTTGCCGATGTCGAAGCCTCACTCGGCGCGCTCGATCTCGCCGATGATGCGCCGCTGTGCCTGCTCGGCGGCCTGGCGCCGCTTTATGCGCCGCGCCTGTCGGCGCGCTTTCAGGCGCTACTGAAGGCCCCGCTCGACGACGCACTCGGCGGCGCGGTGCAGATGGCCGTACGCATCTTCGCCGGCAAATCGGGGGATGGCCGATGA
- a CDS encoding N-acetylmuramic acid 6-phosphate etherase produces the protein MAETRTEALHQNAEGLDVQAPEAILAFLANAQIEAAKAVHGAIPAIAEAAELIARQLKAGGRLAYAAAGSSGLMAVADALELPGTFGIARDRIAILIAGGDEAFHTLAGGPEDDTEEAAAAVAKAKIGKGDCLIAVSASGSTPYAVQAIGDAKRRGAATIAIANNKGAPLFGEADVAILLETPPELIAGSTRMGAGTAQKLALNMLSTLAAIHLGHVHDGYMVNLTADNIKLRERAIRMVAAISGRSRDDAARLLEESGGGVKTAILLAAGAANADAAEKILEGAGQKLRPALSAIEGSKGR, from the coding sequence ATGGCCGAGACGCGCACGGAAGCGCTTCATCAGAACGCCGAGGGGCTGGATGTCCAGGCCCCGGAAGCCATCCTGGCGTTCCTTGCCAACGCCCAGATCGAGGCCGCGAAGGCCGTTCACGGCGCCATTCCGGCGATCGCCGAGGCCGCCGAATTGATCGCAAGACAACTGAAGGCCGGCGGCAGGCTCGCCTATGCCGCGGCCGGCAGCTCCGGCCTGATGGCCGTTGCCGACGCGCTGGAGCTTCCCGGCACGTTCGGCATCGCGCGTGACCGCATCGCCATCCTGATCGCCGGCGGCGACGAGGCGTTCCATACGCTTGCCGGCGGGCCGGAAGATGATACCGAGGAAGCCGCCGCAGCCGTGGCGAAGGCCAAAATCGGCAAGGGCGATTGCCTGATCGCCGTCTCCGCCAGCGGTTCGACGCCTTATGCCGTCCAGGCTATCGGCGATGCCAAGCGGCGCGGCGCGGCAACGATCGCCATCGCCAACAACAAGGGCGCGCCGCTGTTCGGCGAGGCGGACGTCGCCATCCTGCTCGAAACGCCGCCGGAGCTGATCGCCGGCTCCACCCGCATGGGCGCCGGCACGGCGCAGAAGCTCGCGCTCAACATGCTGTCGACGCTCGCGGCCATCCATCTCGGCCATGTGCATGACGGCTACATGGTCAATCTCACCGCCGACAACATCAAGCTGCGCGAGCGTGCCATCCGGATGGTCGCCGCCATCAGCGGGCGCAGCCGCGACGACGCGGCGCGCCTGCTCGAAGAGAGCGGCGGCGGCGTCAAGACTGCCATTCTGCTCGCCGCAGGCGCTGCCAACGCCGACGCGGCCGAGAAGATACTGGAAGGAGCCGGCCAGAAGCTAAGGCCGGCGCTTTCCGCGATCGAGGGGAGCAAGGGGCGCTAG
- a CDS encoding ABC transporter substrate-binding protein, giving the protein MTTKLLTALLLGTSILGTTGMALAEDVTLNIESWRGDDLTIWKDKLIPAFEAKNPSIKVVFAPSAPTEYDAALGAKLTAGSAGDLITCRPFDKSLELFKKGNLADLTSLPGMENFSPVAKAAWQTDDGKSSFCVPMASVIHGFIYNKDAFDKLGLKVPTTNEEFYAVLDKIKADGTYIPMAMGTKDLWEAATMGYQNIGPNYWKGEEGRQALIKGEQKLTDPQWVEPYKELAKWKPYLGDGFEAQTYPDSQNLFTLGRAAIYPAGSWEIGLFNTQAQFKMGAFPPPVQKAGDTCYISDHTDIGMGLNAASKHPEEAKKFLAWVASPDFATIYANALPGFFSLNSTPVKMEDPLAQEFVSWRGKCKSTIRSTYQILSRGTPNLENETWVESANVINGTDTPEAAAKKLQDGLDSWYKPAK; this is encoded by the coding sequence ATGACGACCAAACTACTGACGGCACTGCTGCTCGGCACGAGCATTCTCGGCACCACCGGGATGGCGCTCGCCGAGGATGTCACACTCAACATCGAGAGCTGGCGCGGCGACGACCTGACCATCTGGAAGGACAAGCTGATCCCGGCCTTCGAGGCCAAGAACCCCAGCATCAAGGTGGTGTTCGCGCCGTCGGCGCCGACCGAGTATGACGCCGCGCTCGGCGCCAAGCTCACCGCCGGCTCGGCTGGCGACCTGATCACCTGCCGGCCGTTCGACAAGTCGCTCGAGCTGTTCAAGAAGGGCAACCTCGCCGACCTCACTTCGCTGCCCGGCATGGAGAACTTCTCGCCGGTCGCCAAGGCGGCCTGGCAGACCGACGACGGCAAGTCGAGCTTCTGCGTGCCGATGGCCTCGGTCATCCACGGCTTCATCTACAACAAGGACGCCTTCGACAAGCTCGGCCTCAAGGTGCCGACCACGAATGAAGAGTTCTACGCCGTGCTCGACAAGATCAAGGCGGACGGCACCTACATCCCGATGGCGATGGGCACCAAGGACCTCTGGGAAGCCGCGACCATGGGCTACCAGAACATCGGCCCGAACTACTGGAAGGGCGAGGAAGGCCGCCAAGCGCTGATCAAGGGCGAGCAGAAGCTGACGGATCCGCAGTGGGTCGAGCCTTACAAGGAACTGGCCAAGTGGAAGCCCTATCTCGGTGACGGCTTCGAGGCGCAGACCTATCCGGACAGCCAGAACCTGTTCACGCTCGGCCGCGCCGCCATCTATCCGGCCGGCTCGTGGGAGATCGGCCTGTTCAACACGCAGGCGCAGTTCAAGATGGGCGCCTTCCCGCCGCCGGTGCAGAAGGCCGGCGACACCTGCTACATCTCCGACCACACCGACATCGGCATGGGCCTGAACGCGGCCTCGAAGCATCCGGAAGAGGCCAAGAAGTTCCTGGCCTGGGTCGCCTCGCCGGACTTCGCCACCATCTACGCCAACGCGCTGCCGGGCTTCTTCAGCCTGAACAGCACGCCGGTGAAGATGGAAGACCCGTTGGCGCAGGAATTCGTCTCCTGGCGCGGCAAGTGCAAGTCGACGATCCGCTCGACCTATCAGATCCTGTCGCGCGGCACGCCGAACCTCGAGAACGAGACCTGGGTTGAATCGGCCAACGTGATCAACGGCACCGACACGCCGGAAGCCGCGGCCAAGAAGCTGCAGGACGGCCTCGACAGCTGGTACAAGCCGGCGAAGTAA
- a CDS encoding sugar ABC transporter permease, protein MAAQTRPKKPIRWHIGVFLAPAVLVYTAIMILPLFGTLQLSLFRNIEQSQVFVGLGNFRTLFGDPNWSVNFWNALRNNVWFFIIHMLVQNPIGVLLAALLSSPRLRFAAFYRTAIFVPTILSFVIVGFAWKLILSPIWGVAPHLLDFVGLKSLFTPWLGKEQYALTALSLVSVWQFVGIPMMLIYAALLSIPDEVIEAAECDGVTGMAQFWKIKLPLILPSIGIISILTFVGNFNAFDLIYTAQGALAGPNYSTDILGTFLYRAFFGFQLQVGDPNMGAAIATMMFLIILAGVCVYLFLVQTRLRRYQF, encoded by the coding sequence ATGGCCGCACAAACACGACCCAAGAAACCGATCCGCTGGCATATCGGCGTCTTCCTGGCGCCGGCGGTGCTCGTCTACACGGCGATCATGATCCTGCCGCTGTTCGGCACCCTCCAACTCTCATTGTTCCGCAACATCGAGCAGTCCCAGGTGTTCGTCGGGCTCGGCAATTTCCGCACGCTGTTCGGCGACCCCAACTGGTCGGTGAATTTCTGGAACGCACTCAGGAACAACGTCTGGTTCTTCATCATCCACATGCTGGTGCAGAACCCGATCGGCGTGCTCCTCGCGGCACTTCTGTCCAGCCCGAGGCTCAGGTTTGCCGCCTTCTACCGCACGGCGATCTTCGTGCCGACGATCCTGTCCTTCGTCATCGTCGGCTTCGCCTGGAAGCTGATCCTGTCGCCGATCTGGGGCGTGGCACCGCACCTGCTCGACTTCGTCGGGCTGAAGAGCCTGTTCACGCCGTGGCTCGGCAAGGAGCAATATGCGCTGACCGCGCTCAGCCTGGTCTCGGTCTGGCAGTTCGTCGGCATCCCGATGATGCTGATCTATGCCGCACTGCTGTCGATCCCGGACGAGGTGATCGAGGCCGCCGAATGCGACGGCGTCACCGGCATGGCGCAATTCTGGAAAATCAAGCTGCCGCTGATCCTGCCGTCGATCGGCATCATCTCGATCCTGACCTTCGTCGGCAATTTCAACGCCTTCGACCTGATCTACACGGCGCAAGGCGCGCTCGCCGGACCGAACTATTCGACCGACATACTCGGCACCTTCCTCTACCGCGCCTTCTTCGGCTTCCAGCTGCAGGTCGGCGACCCGAACATGGGCGCGGCGATCGCCACGATGATGTTCCTGATCATCCTTGCCGGCGTCTGCGTCTACCTGTTCCTCGTCCAGACGCGCCTGCGTCGCTACCAGTTCTGA